In Arachis duranensis cultivar V14167 unplaced genomic scaffold, aradu.V14167.gnm2.J7QH unplaced_Scaffold_354585, whole genome shotgun sequence, the following are encoded in one genomic region:
- the LOC107465842 gene encoding uncharacterized protein LOC107465842 isoform X1, translating to MAASSSSASQSHFTYSNAPTYFPVPFHLQQSAATPANYAAAVYAAAPAVQIPSLPVIGPVSPAPVSGVYSLPQYPSQQLFERDAQIITPEALESVKAAIASSEAENKAQAKKKAVPRKAAGQTWEDPILAEWPEDDYRLFCGDLGNEVNDDVLTKAFSRFPSFSMARLSSSLLIVHKSKYNSNFLTVVRDKRTGKTKGYGFVSFASPSDLAAALKEMNGKYVGNRPIKLSKSKWKERTDFEALEKQKRQTHKKPKLPRKGVLHK from the exons ATGGCTGCATCGTCTTCCTCAGCATCGCAATCGCATTTCACCTATTCCAACGCCCCTACCTACTTCCCCGTTCCTTTCCACCTCCAGCAATCCGCCGCCACACCGGCGAATTACGCCGCTGCGGTGTACGCTGCGGCTCCGGCAGTACAAATCCCTTCGCTTCCGGTCATCGGCCCTGTCTCTCCGGCTCCGGTTTCTGGCGTGTACTCCTTACCGCAATATCCG TCGCAGCAGTTGTTTGAGAGGGATGCGCAGATAATAACGCCGGAGGCGCTGGAGAGCGTGAAGGCGGCGATTGCGAGCAGCGAGGCGGAGAACAAGGCGCAGGCGAAGAAGAAAGCAGTTCCTCGAAAAGCTGCTGGTCAAACATGGGAGGATCCTATTCTTGCTGAGTGGCCCGAAg ATGATTATCGGCTCTTTTGTGGTGACCTTGGTAATGAAGTGAATGACGATGTTCTTACCAAAGCATTTTCACGTTTCCCTTCCTTTAGCATGGCACGG CTTTCCTCGTCATTGCTCATCGTCCACAAATCAAAGtacaattcaaattttttaacg GTTGTCAGAGATAAACGGACTGGGAAAACAAAGGGCTATGGTTTTGTAAGCTTTGCCAGTCCTTCTGACCTTGCTGCTGCTCTTAAAGAAATGAATG gtaaatatGTTGGAAATCGGCCGATAAAATTAAGCAAGAGTAAGTGGAAGGAGAGAACAGATTTCGAGGCCCTGGAAAAACAGAAG CGCCAAACTCATAAGAAACCGAAGCTTCCCAGGAAGGGTGTTCTTCACAAGTGA
- the LOC107465842 gene encoding uncharacterized protein LOC107465842 isoform X2 gives MAASSSSASQSHFTYSNAPTYFPVPFHLQQSAATPANYAAAVYAAAPAVQIPSLPVIGPVSPAPVSGVYSLPQYPSQQLFERDAQIITPEALESVKAAIASSEAENKAQAKKKAVPRKAAGQTWEDPILAEWPEDDYRLFCGDLGNEVNDDVLTKAFSRFPSFSMARVVRDKRTGKTKGYGFVSFASPSDLAAALKEMNGKYVGNRPIKLSKSKWKERTDFEALEKQKRQTHKKPKLPRKGVLHK, from the exons ATGGCTGCATCGTCTTCCTCAGCATCGCAATCGCATTTCACCTATTCCAACGCCCCTACCTACTTCCCCGTTCCTTTCCACCTCCAGCAATCCGCCGCCACACCGGCGAATTACGCCGCTGCGGTGTACGCTGCGGCTCCGGCAGTACAAATCCCTTCGCTTCCGGTCATCGGCCCTGTCTCTCCGGCTCCGGTTTCTGGCGTGTACTCCTTACCGCAATATCCG TCGCAGCAGTTGTTTGAGAGGGATGCGCAGATAATAACGCCGGAGGCGCTGGAGAGCGTGAAGGCGGCGATTGCGAGCAGCGAGGCGGAGAACAAGGCGCAGGCGAAGAAGAAAGCAGTTCCTCGAAAAGCTGCTGGTCAAACATGGGAGGATCCTATTCTTGCTGAGTGGCCCGAAg ATGATTATCGGCTCTTTTGTGGTGACCTTGGTAATGAAGTGAATGACGATGTTCTTACCAAAGCATTTTCACGTTTCCCTTCCTTTAGCATGGCACGG GTTGTCAGAGATAAACGGACTGGGAAAACAAAGGGCTATGGTTTTGTAAGCTTTGCCAGTCCTTCTGACCTTGCTGCTGCTCTTAAAGAAATGAATG gtaaatatGTTGGAAATCGGCCGATAAAATTAAGCAAGAGTAAGTGGAAGGAGAGAACAGATTTCGAGGCCCTGGAAAAACAGAAG CGCCAAACTCATAAGAAACCGAAGCTTCCCAGGAAGGGTGTTCTTCACAAGTGA